One Urechidicola croceus genomic window, ACATTACCGAAGAAACAGTAATAGTTGCTGAGGGAAATTCAGCTGCAAATTTTGAAGTTATTACTGGAGATCAGGGAAATACTGATTTTAGACAATCAATATCAGTTGTATCTGGTGTTACCTATGATGTTTCAGTACAAATTTACCAAGTAGATAATGGATCAAGAACAAGAATATATGCTGGAGGTTATTCAGTTTATTCAGATGAATCATTAGTTGGGGAATGGCAAACCATTTCAACACAATATGTAGCATCTACTTCTGGTGATATAGAATTTGGATTGAGATTTTATGATACTTCTGGTTTTGATACATCTTCTACAATTATTGTTGATGATTATCAAGTTGTTGCTCAAACTACACCAAGTTTATCAGTAGTATCTCCTGCTAATGGATCAACAATACCTGATACGAGTGTTGATATTGAATTAAGCGTACAAAATTTTGTTGTAGCCAATGGTACTGGTGATGGTCATATTCAGTATTCAGTTGATGGTGGATCAGTTGAAGAAAAATACGATACAAACCCTATTTCACTTAGTGGTCTGTCTGAAGGATCACATTCAGTAGAACTAGAATTAGTTGACAATTCAAATTTACCTCTATCAACACCAGTAACTGCAACAGTTACTTTTACAGTTTCATCAATTATTCAAGTAACTGATATTTCGCAATTGCGTTCAGGGACTATAGGTGATTTTTATCAATTAAATGGTAATGCTATAATTACATATACAAGATCTAGTAGAAATCAAAAATATATTGAAGACTTTAGTGGTTCAGGTAGAAATACAGGTAGTGGAATTTTGATAGATGATTCTGCTGGAACAATTACTTCTACTCTAGTTGAGGGAGATGTGATAAATGGTTTAACAGGTCAGTTAAGCGAGTATAATGGCGTTTTACAGTTTGTTCCTTCAGCAGACATATCGGCTTCTTCTAGTGGTTCTATTACACCTGAAGCAACTACTACAGGAACATTATTTTCAGGACATGAGTCATTTGAATCAGAATTAGTATCTTTAACAGGAGTAGTTTTTGCTGATGCTGGTGGTACTTTTGAAACTGGAACTCAATACACCATAAATGATGGTTCTGGTGATTTGGTTTTTAGAACAAATTTTAATGAGGCTGATTATATTGGTCAAACAATTCCTACAGGAAATGTTGATTTAGTTGTATTAGTTTCAGAATTTAATGGAACGCCTCAAGTTGTTGCTAGAGATATTACAGATATTTTAGGGGTTGAAAAATTCAATCAAATTGAAGGGTTTTCAGTATATCCTAACCCTGTTTCTAATGGTCAATTTAGTTTGACTTCTTCTAGTAGAGCAATTAAATCAGTTAAAATATTCAATGTATTTGGAAAAGTAGTTTATGATAAAAATATTGATTTTGAGGAATCAATTAAAGTAAATAAACTTAGTCCAGGTATTTATATTTTAAAAGTAGAAGAAGAAGGTAAATTAGCTACAAGAAAATTAATAATCGAATAAACAATACAAAACATAGTATTCTCTAAACATTTTTATTTAGAGAATACTATGTTTTAAACCCTATAAATTTATAATATGAAAAAAAATTACATTACACTCATTACTTTGTTAATTTCTATTTTATCTTTTGGTCAAACGGAAATATTTAATCTTGCTGGTGGTGGAACTTTACCTACAGGTTGGACAGAAACAAATAATGTATCAAATCAACCTATTGATAAAGGGAGTTATTATTTGGTTGAATCAGGGAATCCATCAGATGTAATTGAAACAGTAACTTATGATTTATCTTCTTATGCTTCAGCAGAAATCACTTTAGATGTCGCTTCGTATGGCGCGGGTTCAATATATAATTCAGCATTAATTGAAGTTTCTTATGATAATGGGGTTACATACACTCAAACAGAAGTAAGTTCTGTAACAACCGGTTCGTCATATATTGATGGAGGAACTTTTACTCTTACTAGTGTGACGAATGAAGTTAAAATAAAAATCTCAAATAATGGAGAATCTGGCAGAGGTGTAAGACTTCGAAATTTAGTTTTAACTGCATATTCAGCAACTCCGACAATTTTAGTTAATACAAATTCAATTAATGGTTTTGACTACGAAGTAGAAAATGGTCCATCAGATGAAGAAAGTTTTGAAGTAGTTGGAAGTTTTTTAGAAGATAGTATTATTGTTACAGCACCTACTAATTATGAAGTTTCATTAACTTCAGGAGGAGTTTTTGGGAACTCTGTTACATTAAATGAATCATCTGGAGATGTTTCTGCTACTGTTTATGTTAGATTAATTGCTGGTTTGTCAATAAATAATTATGTGGGAGATATTTTATTAGAAAGTTTAAATGCTGTTGATAAAACAGTTTCTTTGGAAGGTAATGTGTCGCCACCTCAAACTAAGGCTTTAGTTATCTCAGGTGTTTATGACGCACAACCAAGTAGTCAACCCAAAGGAGTTGAATTATATGCTTTAGTTGACATATCTGATTTAAGTGTTTTTGGAATAGGTGCAGCGAATAATGGTGGTGGAAGTGATGGTATTGAATTTACATTTCCTTCTGTTTCTATAACTGCTGGTAGTTATATTTACATAGCCGCATCAGCTACAGGGTTTAATGCTTTTTTTGGTTTTGATGCAGATTATGTGGATGGAAATATAGGAATAAATGGTGATGATGCAATTGAACTTTTTGAAAATGGACAAGTTATAGATGTTTTTGGAGATATTAATGGCACTGGTTCTGCATGGGATTATGAGAACGGATGGGCATATAGAAATGTTGAAGGACCAAGTACAGTGTTTGTTGTTTCTGATTGGATATATAGTGGAGTTGATAATTTAGATGCAACACCAAATTCATCTTCAACATCTCCTTTTCCAACAGCAACTTATTATACTAATGTACTTTTGGTAGAAGGCAATTATATTCAAAATTTCTCAACATTTCCAAACCCAGTGACTAACGGAACTTTTGAAATTAGAACAGCTACAAACAGTATAAAAAATGTTGAAATTTTTGATATGCTAGGTAAGAAAGTATATTCAAATCAAATTATTTCAGGAAAAGTTGATGTTTCAAATATAAAAACAGGAGTTTATATTTTAAAAGTGGAAGAAGAAGGTAAATTAGCTACAAGAAAGTTGGTTATTAAATAATCAAAACTTTAAATTTAAAGAATACGAGCATCCCAATTTATTTTGGGGTGCTTTTTTTATTATATTTAACTAAAGAAAAATGTAATGAAAGAAAAAATTGATTTTAAAAAAATACTATTTCTCGATATTGAAACAGTACCCGAAGCAGAAAAATTTGGCGATTTATCACCTATAAAACAAGAACTTTTTGCTTTAAAAACTCAGTATCAACGAAAAGATGAGATAAGCCCCAAAGAATTTTATAATAAGGCAGGTATTTGGGCTGAGTTTGGGAAGATTGTATGTATCTCTGTTGGTTTCTTTTCAGTTTTTAATGATGAAAGAGTTTTTAGAGTAAAGTCATTTTATTCTGATGATGAACACGAAATTTTAATGGAGTTTAAAGGACTGTTAGATACTCACTTCAACAAGGCTGATCATCTTTTATGTGCTCACAATGGAAAGGAATTTGATTTTCCTTTTATAGCAAGAAGAATGGTAATTAATAGAATAGACTTGCCCTTAAAATTAAATTTATTTGGAAAAAAGCCTTGGGAAATTCCTCATTTAGATACTATGGAATTGTGGAAATTTGGCGATTATAAACATTACACTTCATTAAAATTAATGACACATATCTTAGGAATTCCTTCTCCAAAAGATGATATTGACGGAAGTCAAGTCGCAGAGGTATATTACAAAGAAAAAAACTTAAAAAGAATTGTTAAGTATTGTGAAAAAGATACTATTGCAGTTGTGCAATTGCTTTTAAGGTTATACAACTTAGAACTATTAGATGAAAAAGAAATTGTAGCAGTTTAATTTTTACGTCATTCTAAAATTGTTTCAGAATCGAATTATTTGAGAATTAAACAGTGCTGAGAATTTAATCTTCTTGTAACATTGAAAGTTCTAACCAACGATCTTCTTTTTCTTCTAAATCAGAAATAATTTTTTGTAATTTTTGAGAAACTTCATTGATTTTGTTTGGTTCAATTTCTCCATTTGCAAATTGAGTTTCAATAACTGTTTTTTTTGAGTTTAAATTAGCAATGTCTTTATCTAATTTCTCAAACTCACGCTTTTCATTATATGATAATTTATTTTTTACAGGGGTTTTTACGTGGCTTATTGCAACTTTTTCAACTTTAATTTCTTGCTCAATAGGAGTGGAGTCTTCATAAGATCTAAAGTCAGAATAGTTTCCAGGAAAATTTTCAACCACACCATCACCTCTAAAAACAAATAGTGAATCAACAATTTTATCCATAAAATATCTATCGTGAGATACTACAATTAAATTTCCTGGAAAATCCAAAAGGAAATCTTCTAACACATTTAATGTAACAACATCCAAATCATTTGTAGGTTCATCAAGTATTAAAAAGTTAGGATTTTGAATTAAAACAGCACATAAATAAAGACGTTTTTGTTCTCCTCCAGATAGTTTTTCTACAAAATCATATTGTTGTTTTTTATCAAACAAAAAACGTTCTAATAATTGACTTGCCGATATTTTATGTCCTTTTGATAGTGGGATATATTCACCAAATTCTTTGATAACTTCAATAACCTTTTGTCCAGGTTTAGCCTGAATTCCTTTTTGAGTATAATAGCCAATTTTTACTGTTTCACCGAGAACAATTTTC contains:
- a CDS encoding 3'-5' exonuclease, with the translated sequence MKEKIDFKKILFLDIETVPEAEKFGDLSPIKQELFALKTQYQRKDEISPKEFYNKAGIWAEFGKIVCISVGFFSVFNDERVFRVKSFYSDDEHEILMEFKGLLDTHFNKADHLLCAHNGKEFDFPFIARRMVINRIDLPLKLNLFGKKPWEIPHLDTMELWKFGDYKHYTSLKLMTHILGIPSPKDDIDGSQVAEVYYKEKNLKRIVKYCEKDTIAVVQLLLRLYNLELLDEKEIVAV
- a CDS encoding T9SS type A sorting domain-containing protein, translated to MKKNYITLITLLISILSFGQTEIFNLAGGGTLPTGWTETNNVSNQPIDKGSYYLVESGNPSDVIETVTYDLSSYASAEITLDVASYGAGSIYNSALIEVSYDNGVTYTQTEVSSVTTGSSYIDGGTFTLTSVTNEVKIKISNNGESGRGVRLRNLVLTAYSATPTILVNTNSINGFDYEVENGPSDEESFEVVGSFLEDSIIVTAPTNYEVSLTSGGVFGNSVTLNESSGDVSATVYVRLIAGLSINNYVGDILLESLNAVDKTVSLEGNVSPPQTKALVISGVYDAQPSSQPKGVELYALVDISDLSVFGIGAANNGGGSDGIEFTFPSVSITAGSYIYIAASATGFNAFFGFDADYVDGNIGINGDDAIELFENGQVIDVFGDINGTGSAWDYENGWAYRNVEGPSTVFVVSDWIYSGVDNLDATPNSSSTSPFPTATYYTNVLLVEGNYIQNFSTFPNPVTNGTFEIRTATNSIKNVEIFDMLGKKVYSNQIISGKVDVSNIKTGVYILKVEEEGKLATRKLVIK
- a CDS encoding T9SS type A sorting domain-containing protein; the protein is MKKNYFILFTVLISLTSFSQNLTDNGDFETWTGGVLDTWTSEAGTNITEETVIVAEGNSAANFEVITGDQGNTDFRQSISVVSGVTYDVSVQIYQVDNGSRTRIYAGGYSVYSDESLVGEWQTISTQYVASTSGDIEFGLRFYDTSGFDTSSTIIVDDYQVVAQTTPSLSVVSPANGSTIPDTSVDIELSVQNFVVANGTGDGHIQYSVDGGSVEEKYDTNPISLSGLSEGSHSVELELVDNSNLPLSTPVTATVTFTVSSIIQVTDISQLRSGTIGDFYQLNGNAIITYTRSSRNQKYIEDFSGSGRNTGSGILIDDSAGTITSTLVEGDVINGLTGQLSEYNGVLQFVPSADISASSSGSITPEATTTGTLFSGHESFESELVSLTGVVFADAGGTFETGTQYTINDGSGDLVFRTNFNEADYIGQTIPTGNVDLVVLVSEFNGTPQVVARDITDILGVEKFNQIEGFSVYPNPVSNGQFSLTSSSRAIKSVKIFNVFGKVVYDKNIDFEESIKVNKLSPGIYILKVEEEGKLATRKLIIE